CATCGAGTGCTCGCGCCGACCATCGATCACGTGCGCCTGCGGGACGCCGCCGCGGACCGCGCGCAGGCAGGCCTCCATCTTGGGCACCATGCCGGACTCCAACCGGGGCAGCAGCTCGGCCAGCTCGGACGCCGACATGCGACGCACGAGGGGGTGACGGTGCGGCCACCGGGGGTAGAGCCCCTCCACGTCGGTCAGGACCACGAGCTTGCGGGCGTGCAGGGCGACGGCGAGCGCGGCGGCGGCCGTGTCGGCGTTGACGTTGAGGACACGGCCCGGGTCAGCGACGTCGGGCGCCACGGTCGAGATCACCGGGATCCGGTCCGCCGCGAGCAGGTCCTCGACCGCCTGCGGGTTGACGGTCACCACGTCACCGACCATGCCGACGTCGACCTCCTCGCCGTCGACCACCGCACGCCGCCGTCGGGCCCGGAACAGGCCGCCGTCCTCCCCCGAGATCCCGACGGCGTGCGCGACCTGGGTGTTGAGCTGGCCGACGAGGTCGCGCTGCACCTGTCCCGTGAGGACCATGCGGACCACGTCCATCACCTCCGGCGTGGTCACCCGCAGCCCGCCGCGGAACTCCGTGGCGATGCCGAGCCGGTCGAGCATCCGGGAGATCTGCGGGCCGCCGCCGTGCACGACCACCGGGTGCAGACCGACCCGGTGGAGGAAGAGGACGTCCTGGGCGAAGGCCCGCTGCAGGGCGGGGTCGACCATGGCGTGCCCGCCGTACTTGATGACGACCCGCCCGCCCGCGAAGCGCTCGAGCCAGGGCAGGGCCTGGATGAGGACCTCCGCCTTCTGGTGGGGGAGAAGGTCGCGCTCGGTGCTGAACGCGGCGGCCGGCCGCTCCAGGGAGATGGTGCTCATGGAAGGAGGTCCTTCAGTTGGTGGGTGTGCCGGACGCGACGCCGGTGCGGGTACGGGATCCGCGCAGGGTGGGGTCCTTGCGGACGAGCAGGTAGTAGACGCCACCCGAGCTGATCGCCGCGGCGAGCCAGGACAGGTCCAGCCCGTGCAGCGCGGTGGACACCGGTCCCTGGAGCGCGGGGACCATCCCGTGCATGAAGAGCCAGGCGCACAGGAGCCCCGTCCCGAACGCGACCAGCGCACGCCAGTCGACGTCGCGGAGCCGGTGGGTGCCCACCGGGTCGAAGTGATGGCCGAAGTCGGTGGAGTGCCGGTCGAGGAGGTAGTAGCGCACGCCCACGATCGCGCCCCAGGTGGAGGTCCAGCCCACGCAGGCGGACAGCCAGGCGTCGAGCGAGCTGGCGATGTCGGTCGAGAACACGAACACGGTGACCGCGCCCATGGTCGCGACGCCCATCCCGATGTTCAGCGCCCGCCGCCCGATCCTGACGTCCAGGCTCTGGATGGTGACGGTGAAGGTGTAGATGTTCAGGATGTTCGTGGCGATGGGTCCGTGCAGCACCAGCAGCAGGACGGGGATGGCCAGGGCGCCGAAGTTGTCGACGATGAGCTTGCCGGGGTCGACCGACCCGTTGGTGGTGGCCAGGGTTGCGCCGAGCAGGCCGAGCCACAGCACGGGCAGGATCTGCCCGCCGGCGCTGGCGAGGTAGAGCTTCTTGCGGGGGACGGTCTTGCTGACGAACCGGGAGTAGTCCGAGGCGTACGTCAGCCAGGTCAGGCCCCAGCCGACCCCGATGGCGGTCATCACCGAGGACATCGCGACGATGCGCTCCCAGCCGGTCAGCGCTCCGGTGGGCGGGCCGGCGTAGGACCAGTCGATGTCCATGAAGACCCAGGCGGCGACGGACATCGCGACCAGGATCGCGATCGTGGGCGGGACCGTCCATCTCTCGAAGGCGGAGATGGCCCTGTAGCCGAACAGGGCGATGGTGACCTGTACGGCCATCACGGCCGCGGCCACGGCGAACTTCCACCCGTAGTTGGTCAGCGTCGGGTCGACCAGGCCGATCTTCCCGAACAGGGCCATCACCAGGTCCAGCACGATCCAGGTGTTGACCGCGCACCAGCCGATCACGACTGTCGCCTGGATCACGGCGGGGAGGTAGTTGCCGCGGCGGCCGAAGACCCCCCGCCCCAGCAGCATGCCGGTGACCCCGCTGCGCTGGCCGAGCAGGACGAACAAGCCGAAGACGACCATGCCGAGCACGTTGCCGGCCACCAGGACGCCGAAGGTGTCCCACAGGCCCAGGCCCATGCTGATCCCCAACGCGCCCAGGACCCAGTTGATCGGGGCGATGTTCGCCCCCGCCCAGATCCAGAACTGGCCGGCGACCTTCGTCGTGCGCTGGTCCTCCGGGATGGGCTGCAGCGTCTCCTCGACGTCGCGGCGCACGTCGGGAGGCTCGGTGTGCGCCGGTCCGGCGGATGCCGGGTCCCGGCCGCTCAGCGAGGTGCCCGTGACGGGGGTCCTCGCTCCGGTGAAGTTCATCTGAGTCACGAGACTCACATCCCGAACTCGCTACGGATGGCCGTGACCATGCCGGCGGAGGCACGGTCGAGGAGGACCCGGCCCTTGCCGGCGGTGGCGGCCGCCCCGGATGACAGGCATCCCGAGGGCGGCGTGATCTCCGGACGGGCCGGCAGAAGGTCGTAGGTGGGGAGCACCGCCGGGGGGATGTCGGCGACCCGGTCCATGTCCACCAGGTGGGGGTGGAGCAGGAGCATCAAGGAGGTCTCCAGCACCCCGCCGTGCTCGAGGTCCCAGCCGGGGAAGCCGTCGGGGTAGAGCTCGGCGATGGCGGCGTCGTCGACGAAGTCCCAGTAGGACATCAGCATCACCCGCACGTCCTCCGTCCCGGCCAGGCGGAGCTCGCCCAGGGCAAGGTCGACGCCCTCGTAGAGGAACTGGTAGTTCTCGTAGTGGCCGTTGACGAAGGCGATCTTGCGCACCCCGTGCCGGGCCAGCTCGAGCACCAGGGACTTCGCGGTGGCGATGACCGTGGCGGCGTCCAGGCTGGTGGAGCCGGTCAGGTGGTTACCACCGCCCGAGCGCTGCTGGGACTTGTACCCGTACACGATCGGCGCGGCGACCAGGGACCCGGTGCGCTCGGCGACCGCCCCGGCCATCGCCTTGGACAGCAGCACGTCCACCGACAACGGCATGTGCGGGCCGTGCTGCTCGATCGACCCCACCGGGATCAGCACCGGTGCGCCGTCGGCCACCCGCTCCCGGTAGGTGAAGGCGTCCAGGTCCTCCATGAACACGCTGCGTGCCATCAGTTGGTCCTCCTGCTCGAGCGGGTGCCGGCCGTGGGTGCGGCCACGGCGGGTGCGGCGGCCGTGGCCGCCGAGGCCATCGCGGGCGCCGCCGTCGGCTCGGCCGGGTCGGCCGTGAGCGTCGAGGCGATGACCGGGGCCGGCTCGGGTGCCGACTGCACCGGGGTGGTGGGCTCGCGGTCCGGCGCCGCGCCGACGGCGTCCGGGCCGTCGGCGCGCTTGGGCCTCGCCTTGGTGGAGGCGAGGATCTGGCTGAGGCCACCGCCGACGATGAGGACACCGCCGAGAGCCTGCATGCCGGTCAGCGGCTCGGCGAAGAGCACCAGGCCGAGGACGGTCGCCATGATGGTCTCCTGGTAGGAGATGACGGCGAGCTCGCCGGCGAGCAGGATCCGCGTCGCCACGGTCAGGAAGTAGAAGGCGCCGAAGCCGGTCACGACTGCGGCGATGGCCAGCACGATCCAGGACCGGCTGTCCATGCCGGACAGGTCCGGGGTGCGGAACATCAGGATCACGCCGATCGTCACGACGGCGAAGAGGAAGTTGAACCCGGCCCGCACGTTGGAGTCGCAGTCGGTGCGGTAGCGGCTGAAGAACAGATAGAGCCCGTACGCCACACCGGAGACCAGGGCGACGAGGTTGCCCGTCATGTACTGCGGGTCGAGGTCGAGGCCGACTGTGAAGCCGTCACCGGCGGTGTAGTTGATGATGCCGATGATCAGCAGCGTGCCCACGAGGACCGCGCCGAGGGAGGCGATCATGCTCTTCTTGAGCGGTTCCTTCAGGAAGATGGCCGACAGGACCGTCGAGTAGATCGGGCCGGTGTAGATCAGGAACGACGCGTTGGCCAGGGTGGTCATCTGCGTCGAGATCACGTACAGGGACGACAGCAGGCCCAGGAAGACGCCGGAGAGGAGGAGCGACGGTGTGAACTTCGTGGCTCGCACCTTCAGGAAGCCCTTGGTGGCCAGGAAGATAGCCGTCATCCCGATCAGGCCGGCGAGGCTGCGGTTGAAGGCGATGAAGTCGCCCGGGGCGTCGATGTAGCGGGCGAAGGCGCCGATGCCGCCCATGAGCGACGACGACAGGAACATGATCCCGAAGCCCTTGAGCTTGAGCGCCTTGGTGGGGTTCATCCCGTTCTCCTCTTTGAGTGCACGTTCCGGGGCTTGGTGGCGCTTGGTGGACGGGACGTCAGCTCTGTCAGCCGAGGCCGGCCCGACCGGCGACCCCCGCGCGAGGCCGGTGCGGCCCGTCCCAGGTCAGGGACGGCGGCGGTGGAAGGCTTGTTCGGTGGCCGTGAGTGGTGCGGCCGGGCCCATCCGGCTTGATCCGGTTGGGCCCGGCCGTGCTTGGGGGACGGGGAGGTCGCATGCCCCGGCCCGGTTCCGGTGGCCGGCAGGTGCTGACCACCGGAACCACCCGGCGGGGCGACGACCACGGCCTGGACCGTCGCCCCTCGGCAGGTCAGACGAGGGTGGTGTCGCCGGCCTGGTTCGGGAAGTAGTCCTCGCAGCCGCCCTCGCGGTAGACGTCGGCGGTGGCGCAGTGCAGGCCGCCACCGAAGGCGTAGGCGTCGCGCAGGGGCACCGGGATGACGTTCATCCCGAGCTTGTCCATCTGCTCGGCCTGGTAGACCTCGGACTCCTCGACGATGACCGTCTTGTGGTCGACCACGAGGCAGTTCATCGACAGCCACACCGAGGAGTAGCACAGGGCCGGCGGCTCGTCGTGCGCGGGTGTCGCGGCGGACACGATCTCCCAGTCGTTGGCCTCGAAGATCTTGCGCTGGTCCTCCGGCAGGGGCCGGTGGGGGTTGTTGATGATCAGGCCCGGCCGCAGCGGCACG
This window of the Georgenia yuyongxinii genome carries:
- the argB gene encoding acetylglutamate kinase; the encoded protein is MSTISLERPAAAFSTERDLLPHQKAEVLIQALPWLERFAGGRVVIKYGGHAMVDPALQRAFAQDVLFLHRVGLHPVVVHGGGPQISRMLDRLGIATEFRGGLRVTTPEVMDVVRMVLTGQVQRDLVGQLNTQVAHAVGISGEDGGLFRARRRRAVVDGEEVDVGMVGDVVTVNPQAVEDLLAADRIPVISTVAPDVADPGRVLNVNADTAAAALAVALHARKLVVLTDVEGLYPRWPHRHPLVRRMSASELAELLPRLESGMVPKMEACLRAVRGGVPQAHVIDGRREHSMLLEIFTDGDTGTMILPDGAM
- a CDS encoding creatininase; the encoded protein is MARSVFMEDLDAFTYRERVADGAPVLIPVGSIEQHGPHMPLSVDVLLSKAMAGAVAERTGSLVAAPIVYGYKSQQRSGGGNHLTGSTSLDAATVIATAKSLVLELARHGVRKIAFVNGHYENYQFLYEGVDLALGELRLAGTEDVRVMLMSYWDFVDDAAIAELYPDGFPGWDLEHGGVLETSLMLLLHPHLVDMDRVADIPPAVLPTYDLLPARPEITPPSGCLSSGAAATAGKGRVLLDRASAGMVTAIRSEFGM
- a CDS encoding DMT family transporter, which translates into the protein MNPTKALKLKGFGIMFLSSSLMGGIGAFARYIDAPGDFIAFNRSLAGLIGMTAIFLATKGFLKVRATKFTPSLLLSGVFLGLLSSLYVISTQMTTLANASFLIYTGPIYSTVLSAIFLKEPLKKSMIASLGAVLVGTLLIIGIINYTAGDGFTVGLDLDPQYMTGNLVALVSGVAYGLYLFFSRYRTDCDSNVRAGFNFLFAVVTIGVILMFRTPDLSGMDSRSWIVLAIAAVVTGFGAFYFLTVATRILLAGELAVISYQETIMATVLGLVLFAEPLTGMQALGGVLIVGGGLSQILASTKARPKRADGPDAVGAAPDREPTTPVQSAPEPAPVIASTLTADPAEPTAAPAMASAATAAAPAVAAPTAGTRSSRRTN
- a CDS encoding purine-cytosine permease family protein — translated: MNFTGARTPVTGTSLSGRDPASAGPAHTEPPDVRRDVEETLQPIPEDQRTTKVAGQFWIWAGANIAPINWVLGALGISMGLGLWDTFGVLVAGNVLGMVVFGLFVLLGQRSGVTGMLLGRGVFGRRGNYLPAVIQATVVIGWCAVNTWIVLDLVMALFGKIGLVDPTLTNYGWKFAVAAAVMAVQVTIALFGYRAISAFERWTVPPTIAILVAMSVAAWVFMDIDWSYAGPPTGALTGWERIVAMSSVMTAIGVGWGLTWLTYASDYSRFVSKTVPRKKLYLASAGGQILPVLWLGLLGATLATTNGSVDPGKLIVDNFGALAIPVLLLVLHGPIATNILNIYTFTVTIQSLDVRIGRRALNIGMGVATMGAVTVFVFSTDIASSLDAWLSACVGWTSTWGAIVGVRYYLLDRHSTDFGHHFDPVGTHRLRDVDWRALVAFGTGLLCAWLFMHGMVPALQGPVSTALHGLDLSWLAAAISSGGVYYLLVRKDPTLRGSRTRTGVASGTPTN